The following are from one region of the Sandaracinus amylolyticus genome:
- a CDS encoding class I SAM-dependent methyltransferase, producing the protein MRWYLLAPKSIGRRAPSHWTAASFKRIDSMTRRTFDEGYYRRFYLDRKRRVASREDTEKLVEFVAAYLRLLDVRVRTVLDLGCGLGWWRDPVLRCFPGATWTGVEVSEHLCDTLGWSRGSVVDWKGEPADLVVCQGVLQYLDDREVTRALANLKRHATKAIYLEAVTREDWSKTVDRARSDHDVALRSAEVYKRALSTRFVHAGGGLWLRKSEATLFALERA; encoded by the coding sequence ATGCGCTGGTACCTTCTGGCCCCAAAATCGATTGGGAGGCGGGCACCATCGCACTGGACCGCCGCGAGCTTCAAGCGGATCGACTCGATGACACGACGCACGTTCGACGAGGGCTATTACCGGCGCTTCTATCTGGATCGCAAAAGGCGCGTGGCGTCGCGAGAAGACACGGAAAAGCTCGTGGAATTCGTCGCTGCGTACCTGCGTCTGCTCGACGTGCGTGTGCGCACGGTGCTCGATCTCGGGTGCGGTCTCGGGTGGTGGAGAGACCCCGTGCTGCGCTGTTTTCCTGGTGCGACCTGGACGGGAGTCGAGGTGAGCGAGCACCTCTGCGACACGCTCGGTTGGAGCCGAGGATCGGTCGTCGATTGGAAGGGCGAGCCCGCGGACCTCGTGGTGTGTCAGGGCGTCCTGCAGTACCTCGACGACCGCGAGGTGACGCGTGCGCTCGCGAACCTGAAGCGCCACGCGACGAAGGCGATCTATCTCGAGGCGGTCACGCGCGAGGACTGGAGCAAGACGGTCGATCGCGCGCGCAGCGATCACGACGTCGCGCTGCGATCGGCCGAGGTCTACAAGCGCGCATTGTCGACGCGCTTCGTGCACGCGGGCGGCGGGCTCTGGCTGCGCAAGAGCGAAGCGACGCTGTTCGCGCTCGAGCGCGCGTGA
- a CDS encoding RNA polymerase sigma factor, with protein sequence MSSDARAHLRLVDSPPDDEGDEPGGDDAERSGVRAPIDLDSAFRLHGGYVLRVGMRILGRSPELDDLVQDVFLDAVRGIDRLRDPDSARAWLATLTVRKARLVLRKRYALTIFGLNEELDQAALADERASPEQRTRIADLYRVLGSLPTEERLAWTLRYLEGEPLERVALACECSLATVKRRIAAAHAVLEAELADE encoded by the coding sequence ATGAGCTCCGACGCGCGGGCACACCTGCGGCTGGTCGACTCGCCCCCCGACGACGAAGGGGACGAGCCGGGCGGCGACGACGCCGAGCGATCGGGCGTCCGCGCGCCGATCGATCTCGACTCGGCGTTCCGGCTGCACGGTGGCTACGTGCTGCGCGTCGGCATGCGCATCCTCGGTCGCAGCCCGGAGCTCGACGACCTCGTGCAAGACGTCTTCCTCGACGCGGTGCGCGGCATCGATCGCCTCCGTGATCCCGACTCGGCGCGCGCGTGGCTCGCGACGCTGACGGTGCGCAAGGCGCGCCTCGTGCTGCGCAAGCGCTACGCGCTCACGATCTTCGGATTGAACGAGGAGCTCGATCAGGCAGCGCTCGCGGACGAGCGCGCCTCGCCGGAGCAGCGCACGCGCATCGCCGACCTCTATCGAGTGCTCGGGTCGCTGCCCACGGAAGAACGGCTCGCATGGACGCTTCGTTATCTCGAGGGCGAGCCCCTCGAGCGGGTCGCGCTCGCGTGCGAGTGCTCGCTCGCGACGGTGAAGAGACGCATCGCCGCGGCACACGCAGTCCTGGAAGCGGAGCTCGCCGATGAGTAA
- a CDS encoding FecR domain-containing protein — protein MSKGNRLREAIADVREHVAPDWDRARASRAAQRAAARGRRRVVQRTVGSAIAIAAMTAIAFLARPIATAPDGTPDPEVSAAVTPSVLRLADGSIVTPLDADSEVFVGRMTPGEIELVLVRGAARFEVTPGLPRVFRVRAGTVAVSVIGTVFTVRREGSGAAVQVDQGRVRVEWEPGARVELAAGERGAFPTEPTAELQPTPAITPAFVARQTVTPPDTTTPDPATPDVVVRETAPRARDHREPRARAVEPAPVEPEVVPDEAPVAPEPDTRPAWRAHAEHGRYDEGYALLLLDPTVLRGDDVDTLILAADCARLSGHPAEALAYLRRALDVGRDDARAPVVAFTLGRVLLQQLGRPAEAADAFAETRRLAPEGTLAQDALAREVESCHRAGLHDRARARALDYLRLYPEDLRTDAVRRLGGLE, from the coding sequence ATGAGTAAAGGCAACCGTCTCCGAGAGGCCATCGCCGACGTGCGCGAGCACGTCGCGCCGGACTGGGATCGCGCGCGCGCGAGCCGCGCCGCACAGCGGGCCGCGGCGCGCGGACGCCGTCGCGTGGTGCAGCGCACCGTCGGATCGGCGATCGCGATCGCGGCGATGACCGCGATCGCGTTCCTGGCGCGTCCGATCGCGACCGCGCCCGACGGCACGCCCGACCCCGAGGTGTCCGCCGCCGTCACGCCGAGCGTCCTGCGGCTCGCGGACGGATCGATCGTCACGCCGCTCGACGCCGACAGCGAGGTCTTCGTGGGCCGGATGACGCCCGGCGAGATCGAGCTCGTGCTGGTGCGCGGTGCAGCGCGCTTCGAGGTCACGCCGGGGCTTCCGCGCGTGTTCCGGGTGCGCGCGGGCACGGTCGCGGTGTCGGTGATCGGCACCGTGTTCACGGTGCGACGCGAGGGAAGCGGCGCAGCGGTCCAGGTCGATCAGGGTCGCGTGCGCGTCGAGTGGGAGCCCGGCGCGCGCGTCGAGCTCGCCGCCGGCGAGCGCGGCGCGTTCCCCACCGAGCCGACCGCGGAGCTCCAGCCGACCCCGGCGATCACGCCGGCGTTCGTCGCGCGGCAGACGGTCACGCCGCCCGACACGACCACGCCCGACCCGGCCACGCCCGACGTGGTCGTGCGCGAGACCGCGCCGCGCGCGCGCGATCACCGCGAGCCCCGCGCGCGCGCCGTCGAGCCCGCTCCGGTGGAGCCCGAGGTCGTCCCGGACGAGGCGCCCGTCGCGCCCGAGCCCGACACCCGGCCCGCGTGGCGTGCCCACGCCGAGCACGGCCGCTACGACGAGGGCTACGCGCTGCTGCTCCTCGATCCCACCGTCCTGCGCGGCGACGACGTCGACACGCTGATCCTCGCCGCCGACTGCGCGCGCCTCTCGGGGCACCCCGCGGAGGCGCTCGCGTACCTGCGTCGCGCGCTCGACGTCGGTCGCGACGATGCCCGTGCACCGGTCGTCGCGTTCACCCTCGGTCGCGTCTTGCTCCAGCAGCTCGGTCGTCCCGCCGAGGCCGCGGACGCGTTCGCCGAGACGCGCCGGCTCGCCCCCGAGGGGACCCTCGCGCAGGACGCGCTCGCCCGCGAGGTCGAGTCCTGTCACCGCGCCGGGCTGCACGATCGAGCACGCGCGCGCGCTCTCGACTATCTTCGCCTGTATCCCGAGGATCTCCGCACCGACGCCGTGCGCCGCCTCGGCGGTCTCGAGTGA
- a CDS encoding OPT family oligopeptide transporter produces the protein MSAPAASESTAASATPEGLPDLSQLPEEERDAAWVKHYYRGDDVPQLTIRAVVMGGLLGAAMSVSNLYTTLKLGWAFGVAITACVLSYAIWNSFVSLRLAKTKMTILENNCMQSTASAAGYSTGGTLATAVGALLLITGQQMHWFPVAIWVLLTALLGVFLAIPMKRQMINSEQLPFPSGIAAAETLRSLYAAGRESMLKARALIGALAVGIVVALVRSFGYMPEQIFLNFPIVGARSTVLTGKTLGMWFEPSLLLIAAGMIVGLRVSTWMLVGSLINYVALAPATMGMEDWVEAPKRFFGHMEVASNPGVEFGPGSTELEGAQYDEAAATASETLASSSAIEAIQLTGMANQSAGGTAAIATARAEHLRDALVERGVPADRIRIGEPAVAADGAPMVGWTVIAPGASELHERPIIAMIRVTRWSLWLGTALLVASGLTSFALGYRTILRAIRNLGKKKDGASSDPIERLEVPASWLLIGGIPVTIGLTLLCWLSFGIAPWLGVLSVVLSFVLALVACRATGETDTTPIGAMGKITQFTYAVLAPANTTVNLMTAGITAGAAGSSADLLTDLKSGYLLGANPRKQFLAQFFGVFFGVIAVVPAWFVLVPDREHLEAFNSPATTMWYAVAQALSRGVETIPESARLAIVIGGLVGIVLALAEGLAPKNIKKWMPSSMGLGLAFVVPFANALSFFIGAVIAELWMRFGKETGERYIIPLASGAVAGESLAAALFAMLAAAGLVGGH, from the coding sequence ATGTCCGCACCCGCCGCCTCCGAGAGCACTGCCGCGTCCGCCACGCCCGAGGGTCTTCCCGACCTCTCGCAGCTCCCCGAGGAAGAGCGCGACGCCGCATGGGTGAAGCACTACTACCGCGGTGACGACGTCCCGCAGCTCACGATCCGCGCGGTCGTGATGGGTGGTCTGCTCGGCGCGGCGATGAGCGTCTCGAACCTCTACACGACGCTCAAGCTCGGCTGGGCGTTCGGCGTCGCGATCACCGCGTGCGTGCTGAGCTACGCGATCTGGAACTCCTTCGTCTCGCTTCGACTCGCGAAGACGAAGATGACGATCCTCGAGAACAACTGCATGCAGTCCACCGCGTCGGCGGCGGGCTACTCGACCGGCGGCACGCTCGCCACCGCGGTCGGCGCGCTGCTGCTGATCACCGGTCAGCAGATGCACTGGTTCCCGGTCGCGATCTGGGTGCTGCTCACCGCGCTGCTCGGGGTCTTCCTCGCGATCCCGATGAAGCGGCAGATGATCAACAGCGAGCAGCTGCCCTTCCCGAGCGGCATCGCGGCCGCGGAGACGCTGCGCTCGCTCTACGCCGCGGGTCGCGAGTCGATGCTCAAGGCGCGCGCGCTGATCGGCGCGCTCGCGGTCGGCATCGTCGTCGCGCTGGTGCGCTCGTTCGGGTACATGCCCGAGCAGATCTTCCTGAACTTCCCGATCGTCGGCGCGCGCAGCACGGTGCTCACCGGCAAGACGCTCGGCATGTGGTTCGAGCCGAGCCTGCTGCTGATCGCGGCGGGCATGATCGTCGGTCTGCGCGTCTCGACGTGGATGCTCGTCGGATCGCTGATCAACTACGTCGCGCTCGCGCCGGCGACGATGGGCATGGAGGACTGGGTCGAGGCGCCGAAGCGCTTCTTCGGTCACATGGAGGTCGCGAGCAATCCGGGCGTCGAGTTCGGGCCGGGCTCGACCGAGCTCGAGGGCGCGCAGTACGACGAGGCCGCGGCGACGGCGAGCGAGACGCTCGCGTCGAGCAGCGCGATCGAGGCGATCCAGCTCACCGGCATGGCGAACCAGTCGGCGGGCGGCACTGCGGCGATCGCGACCGCGCGCGCCGAGCACCTGCGCGACGCGCTCGTCGAGCGTGGCGTGCCCGCGGATCGCATCCGCATCGGCGAGCCTGCGGTCGCCGCCGACGGCGCGCCGATGGTCGGGTGGACGGTGATCGCGCCCGGCGCGAGCGAGCTCCACGAGCGCCCGATCATCGCGATGATCCGCGTGACGCGCTGGTCGCTCTGGCTCGGCACCGCGCTGCTCGTCGCGTCGGGCCTCACGTCGTTCGCGCTGGGCTACCGCACGATCCTCCGCGCGATCCGCAACCTCGGGAAGAAGAAGGACGGCGCGAGCAGCGATCCGATCGAGCGCCTCGAGGTGCCCGCGAGCTGGCTGCTGATCGGCGGCATCCCGGTGACGATCGGCCTGACGCTGCTGTGCTGGCTCTCGTTCGGCATCGCGCCGTGGCTCGGCGTGCTCAGCGTGGTGCTCTCGTTCGTGCTCGCGCTCGTCGCGTGCCGCGCGACCGGTGAGACCGACACCACGCCGATCGGCGCGATGGGCAAGATCACGCAGTTCACCTACGCGGTGCTCGCGCCCGCGAACACGACGGTGAACCTGATGACCGCGGGCATCACCGCGGGCGCGGCGGGCTCGAGCGCGGACCTGCTGACCGACCTGAAGAGCGGCTATCTGCTCGGCGCGAACCCGCGCAAGCAGTTCCTCGCGCAGTTCTTCGGCGTGTTCTTCGGCGTGATCGCGGTGGTGCCCGCGTGGTTCGTCCTGGTGCCGGACCGCGAGCACCTCGAGGCGTTCAACTCGCCCGCGACGACGATGTGGTACGCGGTGGCGCAGGCGCTCTCGCGCGGCGTCGAGACGATCCCCGAGAGCGCGCGCCTCGCGATCGTGATCGGCGGTCTCGTCGGCATCGTGCTCGCGCTCGCGGAAGGCCTCGCGCCCAAGAACATCAAGAAGTGGATGCCCTCGTCGATGGGCCTCGGGCTCGCGTTCGTCGTGCCCTTCGCGAACGCGCTCTCGTTCTTCATCGGCGCGGTGATCGCGGAGCTGTGGATGCGCTTCGGCAAGGAGACCGGCGAGCGCTACATCATCCCGCTCGCGTCGGGTGCGGTGGCCGGCGAGTCGCTCGCGGCGGCCCTCTTCGCGATGCTCGCAGCGGCGGGCCTCGTGGGCGGTCACTGA
- a CDS encoding membrane dipeptidase: protein MSTNAVSVIFERTVTHRTLALVHWQIRDMLVLALATTAGCSSAPPEVPPLPPCTPTVTIDGAPAVWGFADLHTHPGIEEAFEGQLVWGHAQSSAPVSATSIPSLPPCPVETHVVRTGSPIERTAHSQILPLLNLQSDYPHPPIAGEGGPPIEGWPSGSDVLHQQMPVNAIRRAYEGGLRVLFASVTDSQVLTQLLAGPSFPEVIVPNRARERDSATRQLERIESIVDEQSDWMEIARSPEEARRIIGEGKLAVVLSLEMDALTIEDVDALIDRFGVAHVIPIHLIDNDHGGTAANGDIFNSATALMSTMFGRPALSFIEVEHTSRYTSRLGWPQLPGTMSPPLLFALGSVPLPWADALEYDNQCFCTGAGPSALGYRLLGHQNRMGLTEVGRTFVQQLFDRRLIVDVSHMGVAATTDAIALAEAAAGGPYPLIASHGGIAPDDGPTGSERDLAADQARWIAQAGGVVGLGSGGALAPETVLAVRGGPIATFTGASRTACIADGDATCASGWTTISGSSADPITRVDVVVEGAVDGGGSHVLEMQLAGATPDDAPVIVRTEMTCTSSSCSATLDPLPAVLEGDTITECAAGSSTPAFTRAQIERVSIRLVGASCGGLPDGSAWSPTSATITIDGATWVVAARDNGGALAQLGSSRGGLDLFRSGDDAPSFDDGRKLVRIGVIASPGGSNTLLGAALDRYGSELCARPRLRASDGTCPAAPSFPTSGCEGEWVTMSFRGTWSGGNRFDRFVTLPADVAPSALCGLDLALVTHDPDARVSFSIDEARIEVVQDPVVAWAEDYAGLMDRIFDGRRGAIGFGTDMNGLAPQFPITRRSPSTFEYGAHGCSTPSIGPLTIDGGPRTVRLDERGLASYGQLADVIATIAESDDLPEAQRTAVVDSLLLSAEGILRVWERTDPARRGGTP, encoded by the coding sequence GTGAGCACGAATGCAGTGAGCGTTATTTTCGAGCGCACGGTCACGCATCGTACACTCGCGCTCGTGCATTGGCAGATTCGCGACATGCTCGTCCTCGCACTGGCGACGACGGCGGGCTGCTCGAGCGCTCCACCCGAGGTGCCTCCACTCCCACCGTGCACGCCGACGGTGACGATCGATGGCGCGCCGGCGGTGTGGGGCTTTGCCGATCTCCATACCCATCCGGGGATCGAAGAGGCATTCGAGGGTCAGCTGGTCTGGGGACATGCGCAGTCGAGCGCGCCAGTCTCGGCGACCTCGATTCCCTCACTGCCACCCTGCCCCGTCGAGACTCACGTCGTCCGCACCGGATCTCCGATCGAGCGGACTGCCCACTCGCAGATCCTTCCCCTGCTCAATCTGCAGTCCGACTACCCCCATCCGCCGATCGCGGGAGAAGGTGGCCCACCGATCGAAGGTTGGCCGAGCGGCAGTGACGTGCTGCACCAGCAGATGCCGGTGAACGCGATCCGCCGCGCCTACGAGGGCGGCCTGCGCGTGCTCTTCGCGAGCGTGACCGACTCCCAGGTCCTCACCCAGCTGCTCGCCGGGCCCTCATTTCCCGAGGTGATCGTGCCCAATCGCGCGCGCGAGCGAGACAGCGCGACGCGTCAGCTCGAGCGCATCGAGAGCATCGTCGACGAGCAGTCGGACTGGATGGAGATCGCGCGCTCGCCCGAGGAGGCACGGCGGATCATCGGCGAGGGAAAGCTCGCGGTCGTGCTCTCGCTGGAGATGGACGCGCTGACGATCGAGGACGTCGACGCGCTGATCGATCGATTCGGCGTGGCCCACGTGATTCCGATCCACCTGATCGACAACGATCACGGGGGCACTGCGGCCAACGGCGACATCTTCAATTCCGCGACCGCGCTGATGAGCACGATGTTCGGCCGACCGGCGCTCTCGTTCATCGAGGTCGAGCACACGTCGCGATACACGTCGCGGCTCGGGTGGCCGCAATTGCCGGGCACGATGTCGCCGCCGCTCCTCTTCGCGCTCGGGTCGGTGCCGCTGCCCTGGGCGGACGCGCTCGAGTACGACAATCAGTGCTTCTGCACCGGCGCGGGACCGAGCGCGCTCGGATATCGATTGCTCGGGCACCAGAATCGAATGGGGCTCACCGAGGTCGGGCGCACGTTCGTCCAGCAGCTCTTCGATCGTCGATTGATCGTCGACGTCTCGCACATGGGCGTCGCGGCGACGACCGACGCGATCGCGCTCGCCGAGGCGGCGGCCGGCGGCCCGTATCCGCTGATCGCGTCGCACGGAGGGATCGCGCCCGACGACGGACCGACGGGATCGGAGCGTGATCTCGCGGCCGATCAGGCGCGGTGGATCGCGCAGGCGGGCGGCGTGGTCGGGCTCGGGAGCGGCGGCGCGCTCGCGCCCGAGACCGTGCTCGCGGTGCGCGGTGGACCGATCGCGACGTTCACCGGCGCGAGCCGCACCGCGTGCATCGCGGACGGTGATGCGACGTGCGCGAGCGGGTGGACGACGATCTCGGGCTCGAGCGCCGATCCGATCACGCGCGTCGACGTGGTCGTGGAAGGCGCGGTGGACGGCGGCGGATCGCACGTGCTCGAGATGCAGCTCGCGGGCGCGACCCCCGACGATGCGCCGGTGATCGTGCGCACCGAGATGACGTGCACGTCGAGCTCGTGCAGCGCGACGCTCGATCCCCTGCCCGCGGTGCTCGAGGGCGACACGATCACCGAGTGCGCGGCCGGGAGCTCCACGCCGGCGTTCACGCGCGCGCAGATCGAGCGGGTGTCGATCCGGCTCGTCGGGGCATCGTGCGGTGGCCTGCCCGATGGCAGCGCGTGGTCGCCGACCAGCGCGACGATCACGATCGACGGAGCGACCTGGGTGGTCGCGGCGCGCGACAACGGTGGTGCGCTCGCCCAGCTCGGCAGCTCGCGCGGTGGGCTCGATCTGTTCCGCAGCGGCGACGACGCGCCGAGCTTCGACGACGGGCGCAAGCTGGTGCGCATCGGCGTGATCGCGAGCCCGGGAGGCTCGAACACGCTGCTCGGCGCGGCGCTCGATCGTTATGGCAGCGAGCTGTGCGCGCGACCGCGACTGCGCGCGAGCGACGGCACGTGTCCGGCAGCGCCGTCGTTCCCGACGAGCGGGTGCGAGGGCGAGTGGGTCACGATGAGCTTCCGCGGCACGTGGAGCGGCGGGAATCGCTTCGATCGCTTCGTCACGCTGCCCGCCGACGTCGCGCCGAGTGCGCTCTGCGGGCTCGATCTCGCGCTGGTCACCCACGACCCGGATGCGCGCGTGTCGTTCTCGATCGACGAGGCGCGCATCGAGGTCGTGCAGGATCCGGTGGTCGCGTGGGCCGAGGACTACGCGGGGCTGATGGATCGCATCTTCGACGGGCGCCGCGGCGCGATCGGGTTCGGCACCGACATGAACGGGCTCGCGCCGCAGTTCCCGATCACACGCCGCTCGCCGAGCACCTTCGAGTACGGCGCGCACGGGTGCAGCACGCCTTCGATCGGACCGCTCACGATCGACGGAGGCCCGCGCACGGTGCGCCTCGACGAGCGCGGTCTCGCTTCGT